One Coccinella septempunctata chromosome 1, icCocSept1.1, whole genome shotgun sequence DNA window includes the following coding sequences:
- the LOC123322728 gene encoding peritrophin-1-like isoform X2: protein MMNYYRVSFLLLGLFSFNAAQNCPENLTSSTQYVSDPTDCRNYWICNHKVQKKMRCPANQCFNPEINECSYKDDCTQGTFFPDCSNCTKYYECSNGNQIHMTCPENLWFNFVEERCDYIRNYPVLHGCGDIRCTEGPDRKKYKVDNDKRKFIWCISGMAYLYACECKDYERCYFDYENQKCWINAQPQLNNFIMKESSINNFENSSIPNICRRAPLLDN, encoded by the exons ATGATGAACTACTACCGAGTGTCATTTTTACTTCTTGGACTGTTCTCTTTCA ATGCAGCACAAAATTGTCCAGAAAACTTAACAAGTTCCACCCAGTACGTCTCCGATCCCACAGATTGCCGGAATTATTGGATATGCAATCACAAAGTCCAAAAAAAGATGAGATGTCCTGCAAATCAATGTTTCAATCCAGAAATCAATGAATGCTCCTATAAGGATG attGTACTCAGGGTACTTTCTTCCCAGACTGCAGCAATTGTACTAAATACTATGAATGCTCCAATGGAAACCAAATTCACATGACTTGTCCAGAGAATTTGTGGTTTAACTTTGTCGAAGAAAGATGCGATTATATCAGGAACTATCCAGTGCTTCATGGGTGTGGAG atattcgttgCACAGAGGGACCAGACCGTAAGAAATACAAGGTAGACAACGacaaaagaaaatttatatggtGCATCAGTGGCATGGCTTACCTGTATGCTTGTGAATGCAAGGACTATGAGAGATGTTACTTCGAttatgaaaatcaaaaatgttggatcaatgcT caacCACAGCTGAATAACTTCATCATGAAAGAAAGCTCCATCAACAACTTTGAGAATTCTTCAATCCCGAATATATGCAGAAGGGCACCTTTGCTAGACAACTAA
- the LOC123322728 gene encoding peritrophin-1-like isoform X1, giving the protein MMNYYRVSFLLLGLFSFNAAQNCPENLTSSTQYVSDPTDCRNYWICNHKVQKKMRCPANQCFNPEINECSYKDGIDCTQGTFFPDCSNCTKYYECSNGNQIHMTCPENLWFNFVEERCDYIRNYPVLHGCGDIRCTEGPDRKKYKVDNDKRKFIWCISGMAYLYACECKDYERCYFDYENQKCWINAQPQLNNFIMKESSINNFENSSIPNICRRAPLLDN; this is encoded by the exons ATGATGAACTACTACCGAGTGTCATTTTTACTTCTTGGACTGTTCTCTTTCA ATGCAGCACAAAATTGTCCAGAAAACTTAACAAGTTCCACCCAGTACGTCTCCGATCCCACAGATTGCCGGAATTATTGGATATGCAATCACAAAGTCCAAAAAAAGATGAGATGTCCTGCAAATCAATGTTTCAATCCAGAAATCAATGAATGCTCCTATAAGGATGGAATAG attGTACTCAGGGTACTTTCTTCCCAGACTGCAGCAATTGTACTAAATACTATGAATGCTCCAATGGAAACCAAATTCACATGACTTGTCCAGAGAATTTGTGGTTTAACTTTGTCGAAGAAAGATGCGATTATATCAGGAACTATCCAGTGCTTCATGGGTGTGGAG atattcgttgCACAGAGGGACCAGACCGTAAGAAATACAAGGTAGACAACGacaaaagaaaatttatatggtGCATCAGTGGCATGGCTTACCTGTATGCTTGTGAATGCAAGGACTATGAGAGATGTTACTTCGAttatgaaaatcaaaaatgttggatcaatgcT caacCACAGCTGAATAACTTCATCATGAAAGAAAGCTCCATCAACAACTTTGAGAATTCTTCAATCCCGAATATATGCAGAAGGGCACCTTTGCTAGACAACTAA
- the LOC123307655 gene encoding uncharacterized protein LOC123307655: protein MMLEEEKCRHLDSIPDVFCSFCNLNTPQTLLNLCFEYVSNNVGVIAVKSPYTGKLELRKGIALPVELCERLLSLRSSINCSINSEFINVFRDRECTRLKRVKLKGENLTDADLEVLLAHRLVELDITNCPLLTTRCIDYLSEYGSSLLSLSLGSNTKLFPERVFGPKSKIENEGYTSYIFHTPALRRLIFRNMKHLQDYFFVLLLAPLNSLTHLDLSSCSNIGTFNYSIHLTNLTSLVLYNIENMEEKITAVCALTNLRHLDISQCNEELGKYSKPNEILAAIVKCLPYLTSLDISGTNLAGRGVAKVGVENFPSDIPGLVHRANNPFEFLGLYETSHDACLRHDIPAKLIAGNANEEQILISALAYLERPEMLQKVLNDLFHLFRYESCEFVGQALNIVLEAMNRHVFERHIQISGSATLFYIVKGTMAEELSKTVRAKKKIITTLLNGMAAHINDETMMRNGCLTLCQFKIPNDVLFEYNRLVDILLHSVNGLQQESFVQRIGIYLLNSLACQVDGRQKIKLGELGVISKMISLISDRLERGLCDDVLEVAWSTMWNVTDETPCNCQKFLEKNGMEYFLLCLQKFPHKEELLRNMMGLLGNVAEVQSLRHYLVTSEYLSVFSTLLESRSDGIEVSYNAAGVISHIASDGPEVWTVAQPSRDQVLAKMVTAIGRWDIHSARNINYRSFEPILALVRVYHTPECQNWAIWALANLTQVYPGKYCELLEKEGGLELLTEIIDHPAPPRSVKELAEIAINNCRKYKQLMVRMAERLDGYWITKEFPWSKQIEKILKETFKFDSFRTKQLAAINATLNKKDVLLLMPTGGGKSLVYQLPAVVTKDQLIALKRFGIKADTINSSSSKEHKKKIHNYMTKQDNELKLLYVTPEWLEKSKQFMSYLQKCYQNGLLKNMFPDVPFMGLTATATMNILIDVQKMLDIKDCAVITAPFNRPNLYYKVIQKPSDKNEALTILENLLQTNYKNQSGIIYTTTIKETEELTEHLRKKGLQVMNYHAQLEPDRKRRIHEKWLENKYQAVIATIAFGMGIDKPDVRFVIHYSMPKSMEGLYQESGRAGRDGKKSDCLLMFALSDYLRILGMASSKVEEANALSVLNYCMDNGKCRRSLIAQHFEEVWDKENYLDRAYVPSQVEKKKLNSQYFKTVSKGGKVFNLILPPPNITGTLHLGHALTGTIQDILVRWKTMQGFETKWVPGLDHAGIATQVVVEKQLWKEEQKTRHDIGRKEFCKRVWDWKENKQATIVNQMKRLGLSLDWDRQVFTMDPAQAAIVSEVFVNLFDKGLIYRKDSLVNWSCFLRSAISDIEVDHVEIDGNTTISVPGHKEPVKFGRMIYFAYKLCDSDEEIIVATTRPETILGDVAVAVHPSDDRYSKLIGRKVHHPFRKEAIPIIADDFVDKQFGTGAVKITPAHDHADFLVAKRHSLQFLQVFDEMGRITSVFDDYRGQPRFEVRNRIIERLESMSLLRAIKEHKMSVPICSRSGDVVEFLSRPQWFVSCTEMAQRALKDVEEGRLVIEPAQFRDNWFDWLQNIRDWCISRQLWWGHRIPVYLCQFGDEKQWVAAANKESACQKASRIYGVPQGSISAEQDNDVLDTWFSSALLPFSVFGWPNVASPEFSKFYPLSLMETGHDILFFWVARMVMLGTEVTGQLPFKKVLLHGIICDSRGRKMSKSLGNVISPDDVIDGTTLEGLNQTARASEKAGILTKSEMETSLREQRKMFPDGIPECGADALRFTLVSHNIKSHFINFDVQECHTNKLFCNKIWQATKFTKMWFEQVAEAQGTEQMNENSLTTMDRWILSRFSGLVQTLQDALEKYEFHVATLALKNFLYYDFCDNYLESTKRNLRDVKSRAAAGHCWTLVYVLDGGLRALHPFMPHITVHLHQTLPLLDEKSRNFPVDTHWRNLPLEDDVDDVLETIKGIRRLKKIFNITKKHNSEVKIITSNREYPNFKQLIEDLTGFETISIRTDHPDLKVDEIVVKDTLSNKATLYVTIPVELRDNLLTSGEKLRKQKEKLECELQKMTGMISDSNYKMKNSEETQKSHEKRVLVLEEKITRIDHILSIL from the exons ATg ATGCTGGAAGAAGAGAAATGTCGCCATCTGGATTCGATTCCTGATGTGTTCTGCTCCTTTTGTAATCTGAATACACCTCAAACACTGCTAAACTTATGCTTCGAATACGTTAGTAATAATGTTGGTGTAATAGCAGTAAAAAGTCCTTATACTGGCAAATTAGAATTGCGGAAAGGAATTGCGTTACCTGTAGAATTATGTGAGAGACTACTAAGTTTGAGATCAAGTATTAACTGTAGTATAAATTCAGAATTTATAAATGTATTCCGAGATAGAGAATGTACTAGACTGAAAAGAGTGAAACTCAAAGGAGAAAATTTGACTGATGCAGATCTTGAAGTCTTGCTTGCCCATAGATTAGTAGAACTAGATATAACCAATTGCCCATTATTAACAACAAGATGTATTGATTATTTATCAGAATATGGGTCAAGTTTATTGTCACTTTCATTAGGATCCAATACAAAGTTATTTCCAGAAAGAGTGTTTGGACCGaagtcaaaaattgaaaatgaaggaTATACATCGTATATTTTTCACACCCCAGCATTACGGAGATTAATTTTCAGGAATATGAAACACCTACAAGATTACTTCTTTGTGTTACTCTTAGCTCCTCTGAACAGTTTAACCCATCTGGATCTCTCCAGTTGCAGCAACATTGGCACTTTCAATTATAGCATACATCTGACGAATTTAACTTCTCTAGTTctgtataatattgaaaatatggaaGAAAAGATCACTGCAGTTTGTGCTTTGACCAATCTACGACATTTGGATATTTCGCAGTGCAATGAAGAATTAGGAAAATATTCGAAACCAAATGAAATCTTAGCTGCGATCGTGAAGTGCTTGCCTTATCTGACTTCGTTGGATATATCTGGGACCAATCTTGCGGGTAGGGGAGTGGCCAAAGTGGGAGTTGAGAATTTTCCTTCGGACATCCCTGGGTTAGTTCATAGGGCTAACAATCCTTTCGAATTCTTGGGTCTGTATGAAACGAGTCATGACGCCTGTTTGCGACATGACATACCTGCCAAATTG ATTGCTGGAAATGCGAATGAGGAACAAATTTTAATCTCTGCCTTGGCCTACTTGGAAAGACCGGAAATGTTGCAAAAAGTTCTAAACGATCTATTCCACCTGTTCCGTTATGAAAGTTGCGAATTTGTAGGCCAAGCTCTGAACATAGTATTGGAAGCTATGAACAGACATGTCTTCGAGAGACATATTCAGATTTCTGGAAG CGCAACATTATTCTACATTGTCAAAGGCACAATGGCTGAGGAATTGTCGAAAACTGTTAGGGCAAAAAAGAAAATCATCACAACTTTGTTGAATGGTATGGCCGCTCACATCAACGATGAGACAATGATGAGAAACGGTTGTCTCACTCTTTGCCAATTCAAAATACCTAATGATGTG CTGTTTGAATACAATAGACTGGTCGATATATTACTACATTCAGTAAATGGACTCCAGCAGGAAAGCTTCGTGCAGAGAATAGGTATATATCTACTGAACTCGCTAGCTTGCCAAGTCGACGGCAGGCAAAAGATAAAATTGGGGGAATTGGGAGTTATAAGT AAAATGATCTCTCTTATCTCGGACAGATTAGAAAGGGGCCTCTGCGACGACGTCCTTGAAGTGGCCTGGTCTACCATGTGGAACGTGACAGACGAAACTCCTTGTAACTGTCAAAAGTTCCTCGAAAAGAACGGCATGGAATATTTTCTCCTGTGCCTTCAA AAATTTCCGCATAAAGAGGAACTGCTGAGAAACATGATGGGACTGCTAGGCAACGTTGCCGAGGTGCAGTCCCTGAGGCACTATCTCGTAACTTCCGAATATCTGTCAGTATTTTCGACTCTCCTGGAATCCAGAAGTGACGGCATCGAGGTCAGCTATAATGCCGCCGGCGTGATCTCTCATATCGCTTCGGATGGTCCAGAG GTTTGGACCGTTGCCCAGCCGTCGAGGGATCAAGTTCTCGCCAAAATGGTCACGGCTATCGGTAGATGGGACATCCATTCCGCCAGGAACATCAATTACAGGTCCTTCGAGCCGATCCTAGCTCTGGTCAGGGTCTATCACACCCCGGAATGTCAGAATTGGGCCATTTGGGCTCTTGCCAATCTGACCCAGGTCTACC CTGGAAAATACTGCGAGCTGCTGGAGAAAGAAGGGGGTCTAGAGCTGCTAACTGAAATAATCGATCATCCCGCTCCCCCCAGGTCCGTTAAAGAGCTCGCGGAGATAGCCATAAACAATTGTCGGAAATACAAGCAACTGATGGTAAGGATGGCAGAACGCCTTGACGGTT ACTGGATAACTAAAGAGTTTCCTTGGTCgaaacaaatcgaaaaaattctcaaagaaACCTTCAAATTCGATAGTTTTCGTACCAAACAGTTAGCTGCTATAAATGCTACTTTGAATAAGAAAGATGTCTTGCTGTTAATGCCCACAGGGGGTGGTAAGAGTCTGGTTTATCAGTTACCAGCTGTTGTTACAAAGG ATCAATTGATTGCCCTTAAGAGATTTGGAATAAAAGCAGATACTATCAACAGTTCTTCGTCCAAAGAACATAAGAAAAAGATACATAATTATATGACAAAACAAGATAATGAGTTGAAACTGTTATATGTAACGCCTGAATGGTTAGAAAAAAGTAAACAGTTCATGTCTTACTTGCAAAAATGTTACCAAAATG GtttattaaaaaatatgttCCCTGATGTACCTTTCATGGGCTTAACTGCAACTGCAACCATGAACATCCTGATTGATGTCCAAAAAATGTTAGATATAAAAGATTGTGCTGTCATAACAGCACCCTTCAACCGACCGAATCTCTATTATAAAGTCATTCAGAAACCAAGTGATAAAAATGAAGCTTTGACTATATTGGAGAACCTACTTCAAACGAATTATAAGAATCAGTCTGGAATTATATACACAACTACAATTAAGGAAACTGAAGAATTAACTGAGCATTTACGAAAGAAAGGACTTCAAGTGATGAACTACCATGCACAGCTTGAACCAGATCGAAAGAGAAGGATCCATGAGAAATGGCTAGAGAACAAATATCAAGCCGTCATTGCAACAATCGCATTTGGTATGGGAATTGATAAACCTGACGTGAGATTTGTCATCCATTATTCCATGCCTAAAAGCATGGAGGGCTTGTATCAGGAAAGTGGGAGGGCAGGAAGGGACGGAAAAAAATCAGATTGTTTACTGATGTTTGCTCTGAGTGATTATTTGAGAATCTTAGGAATGGCATCATCTAAAGTCGAAGAAGCTAATGCATTATCTGTTCTCAATTATTGTATGGATAATGGTAAATGTCGAAGGTCTCTGATAGCTCAGCATTTTGAGGAGGTTTGGGACAAAGAGAACT ATTTGGATCGTGCCTATGTACCTAGTCAAGTagagaagaaaaaattgaattcacaATATTTCAAGACTGTTTCTAAAGGCGGTAAAGTTTTCAATTTAATCTTACCACCTCCAAATATCACAGGAACATTGCATTTGGGGCATGCGTTGACTGGAACAATACAGGATATATTAGTGAGATG GAAAACAATGCAAGGATTTGAAACAAAATGGGTTCCTGGATTAGACCACGCTGGTATAGCAACCCAAGTTGTAGTGGAGAAACAGTTGTGGAAAGAAGAGCAGAAAACACGACATGATATTGGTAGGAAAGAATTCTGTAAAAGGGTGTGGGATTGGAAAGAAAATAAGCAAGCCACCATAG TGAACCAAATGAAACGCCTTGGATTATCGCTAGATTGGGATAGGCAGGTTTTTACCATGGATCCAGCCCAGGCTGCGATAGTTTCAGAGGTTTTCGTGAACCTTTTCGATAAAGGGTTAATTTATCGGAAGGATTCATTAGTCAATTGGTCGTGTTTCTTGAGGTCTGCGATTTCTGATATTGAGGTGGACCATGTGGAAATTGACGGCAATACTACTATCAGTGTTCCTGGTCATAAAGAACCTGTAAAATTTGGCCGAATGATCTATTTTGCATATAAATTATGTGATTCAG atGAAGAAATAATAGTGGCAACAACCAGACCAGAGACAATATTAGGTGACGTAGCTGTTGCAGTACATCCTTCTGATGATAGATACAGTAAATTAATTGGTAGAAAAGTTCACCATCCCTTTAGAAAAGAAGCCATACCTATAATAGCAGACGATTTCGTTGACAAGCAATTTGGCACTG gCGCTGTGAAAATAACACCTGCACACGACCATGCAGATTTTCTAGTGGCCAAGCGTCATTCCTTGCAATTTTTGCAAGTTTTCGATGAGATGGGTAGAATAACTTCCGTTTTTGATGACTATAGAGGACAACCTAGATTTGAGGTTAGGAACCGCATAATTGAACGTTTGGAATCGATGAGTTTACTTAGGGCTATAAAGGAACACAAAATGTCTGTTCCGATTTGTAGTCGATCCGGGGATGTGGTGGAATTTCTTTCGAGACCTCAGTGGTTCGTCAGTTGCACAGAAATGGCTCAGAGGGCTTTGAAAGACGTGGAAGAAGGCAGGTTGGTCATAGAACCTGCTCAATTTAGGGACAATTGGTTCGATTGGTTGCAAAATATACG CGATTGGTGCATATCTAGACAATTGTGGTGGGGACACAGAATACCAGTCTACTTATGCCAATTTGGCGACGAAAAACAATGGGTAGCTGCTGCGAATAAGGAGTCAGCTTGCCAAAAGGCTTCTCGTATTTACGGTGTTCCACAAGGGTCAATTTCAGCGGAACAGGATAACGACGTGTTAGACACTTGGTTTTCTTCGGCCCTTTTGCCCTTTTCCGTATTTGGTTGGCCAAATGTC GCCTCTCCTGAGTTCTCCAAATTTTATCCACTGAGTTTGATGGAGACCGGtcatgatattttattcttttgGGTAGCTAGGATGGTCATGCTGGGTACGGAGGTAACTGGGCAGTTACCCTTCAAGAAAGTTCTTCTTCACGGTATCATTTGCGATTCCCGAGGAAGGAAAATGTCGAAAAGTTTGGGAAACGTCATATCCCCAGATGACGTCATTGACGGAACCACTTTAGAG GGCTTGAATCAGACTGCTCGAGCATCCGAAAAGGCGGGGATATTAACTAAGAGTGAAATGGAGACATCATTGAGGGAACAGAGAAAGATGTTTCCCGACGGTATACCAGAGTGCGGTGCCGACGCTTTGAGATTCACCTTAGTCTCCCACAACATAAAGA gtcatttcatcaatttcgacgTTCAAGAATGCCACACCAACAAGCTGTTCTGCAACAAAATATGGCAGGCGACCAAATTTACGAAAATGTGGTTCGAACAAGTGGCCGAGGCTCAGGGTACCGAACAAATGAATGAGAATTCATTGACCACGATGGACAGGTGGATACTGAGTCGTTTTTCTGGCCTTGTTCAAACTTTGCAAGATGCTCTTgagaaatatgaatttcatgTGGCTACGTTGGCGTTGAAGAACTTTTTGTACTATGATTTTTGCGATAATTACTTG GAATCGACCAAGCGGAACTTGAGAGACGTTAAAAGTAGAGCGGCAGCTGGACATTGCTGGACTCTTGTCTACGTTTTGGATGGTGGTCTTAGAGCGCTCCACCCTTTTATGCCACATATAACAGTGCACCTCCATCAAACGTTACCACTTTTAGACGAAAAATCGAGGAATTTTCCTGTG GATACCCATTGGAGAAACTTACCATTAGAAGACGATGTGGATGACGTGTTAGAGACGATCAAAGGGATAAGGAGgctcaaaaaaatattcaatataacaaaaaaacaCAATTCTGAAG tgAAAATAATAACATCCAATCGGGAGTACCCGAATTTCAAGCAGTTAATTGAGGATTTAACCGGGTTTGAGACAATTTCGATAAGAACAGATCATCCAGATTTGAAAGTGGACGAAATAGTTGTCAAAGATACCTTGAGTAATAAAGCTACGTTATATGTAACCATACCAGTTGAATTGAGGGATAATTTGCTGACCAGTGGGGAGAAATTGCGAAAACAGAAAGAGAAATTAGAATGCGAATTACAAAAAATGACTGGTATGATATCAGATAGTaactataaaatgaaaaattcggaAGAAACCCAGAAGTCTCACGAAAAGAGG GTTTTGGTTCTAGAAGAGAAGATAACAAGAATAGATCACATATTGAGTATTTTATAA
- the LOC123322729 gene encoding NADH dehydrogenase [ubiquinone] 1 beta subcomplex subunit 1, whose product MSPWKHITELKWSVLPLTGAAIGWYLEYQETLRLSLFRDKSMLYGRILKEGEKPSWP is encoded by the coding sequence ATGAGTCCATGGAAGCACATAACTGAACTCAAATGGAGTGTATTGCCTCTCACAGGAGCGGCTATTGGGTGGTATCTTGAATATCAGGAAACATTAAGATTATCCTTATTCAGAGATAAAAGTATGCTTTATGGAAGGATTTTGAAAGAAGGAGAAAAGCCGTCTTGGCCATAA
- the LOC123322725 gene encoding ATP-dependent DNA helicase Q1-like — MADDEIKQEILEIEKQIHDLKQKQAVLSNKLKILQTKKDDLQSRYDRERMINCRNSEDWITKEFPWSKQIEKILKETFKFDSFRTKQLAAINATLNKKDVLLLMPTGGGKSLVYQLPAVVTKGMTLVISPLISLIEDQLIALKRFGIKADTINSSSSKEHKKKIHNYMTKQDNELKLLYVTPEWLEKSKQFMSYLQKCYQNGNLDRIAIDEVHCCSTWGHDFRKEYQFLGLLKNMFPDVPFMGLTATATMNILIDVQKMLDIKDCAVITAPFNRPNLYYKVIQKPSDKNEALTILENLLQTNYKNQSGIIYTTTIKETEELTEHLRKKGLQVMNYHAQLEPDRKRRIHEKWLENKYQAVIATIAFGMGIDKPDVRFVIHYSMPKSMEGLYQESGRAGRDGKKSDCLLMFALSDYLRILGMASSKVEEANALSVLNYCMDNGKCRRSLIAQHFEEVWDKENCNKLCDFCKKNSPLVYYDVASACKTLHRIITAANEKEGKLTLLKLVNSWLATMSQPISKIDAERIIAHLLLKQYLKVDKGYNTYSVILYLQKNRLPETKIEICLPKSVNLKLFPIRESSSVICIEEDEKPPRKKVKKA; from the exons ATGGCAGACGATGAAATAAAGCAGGAAATATTGGAGATAGAAAAGCAAATTCACGACCTAAAACAGAAACAAGCAGTTCTCTCAAATAAACTCAAGATTCTGCAGACGAAGAAAGATGATTTGCAATCTCGATACGACCGTGAGAGAATGATTAATTGCCGGAATTCGGAAGACTGGATAACTAAAGAGTTTCCTTGGTCgaaacaaatcgaaaaaattctcaaagaaACCTTCAAATTCGATAGTTTTCGTACCAAACAGTTAGCTGCTATAAATGCTACTTTGAATAAGAAAGATGTCTTGCTGTTAATGCCCACAGGGGGTGGTAAGAGTCTGGTTTATCAGTTACCAGCTGTTGTTACAAAGGGTATGACCCTAGTAATCTCTCCTTTAATATCGTTAATTGAAGATCAATTGATTGCCCTTAAGAGATTTGGAATAAAAGCAGATACTATCAACAGTTCTTCGTCCAAAGAACATAAGAAAAAGATACATAATTATATGACAAAACAAGATAATGAGTTGAAACTGTTATATGTAACGCCTGAATGGTTAGAAAAAAGTAAACAGTTCATGTCTTACTTGCAAAAATGTTACCAAAATGGTAATTTGGATCGTATTGCAATAGATGAAGTGCATTGCTGTTCAACATGGGGGCATGATTTCAGAAAGGAATACCAATTTTTAG GtttattaaaaaatatgttCCCTGATGTACCTTTCATGGGCTTAACTGCAACTGCAACCATGAACATCCTGATTGATGTCCAAAAAATGTTAGATATAAAAGATTGTGCTGTCATAACAGCACCCTTCAACCGACCGAATCTCTATTATAAAGTCATTCAGAAACCAAGTGATAAAAATGAAGCTTTGACTATATTGGAGAACCTACTTCAAACGAATTATAAGAATCAGTCTGGAATTATATACACAACTACAATTAAGGAAACTGAAGAATTAACTGAGCATTTACGAAAGAAAGGACTTCAAGTGATGAACTACCATGCACAGCTTGAACCAGATCGAAAGAGAAGGATCCATGAGAAATGGCTAGAGAACAAATATCAAGCCGTCATTGCAACAATCGCATTTGGTATGGGAATTGATAAACCTGACGTGAGATTTGTCATCCATTATTCCATGCCTAAAAGCATGGAGGGCTTGTATCAGGAAAGTGGGAGGGCAGGAAGGGACGGAAAAAAATCAGATTGTTTACTGATGTTTGCTCTGAGTGATTATTTGAGAATCTTAGGAATGGCATCATCTAAAGTCGAAGAAGCTAATGCATTATCTGTTCTCAATTATTGTATGGATAATGGTAAATGTCGAAGGTCTCTGATAGCTCAGCATTTTGAGGAGGTTTGGGACAAAGAGAACTGTAATAAATTGTGTgatttttgcaaaaaaaattctCCCTTGGTTTATTATGATGTAGCATCAGCGTGTAAAACTCTGCATCGAATAATTACTGCAGCAAATGAGAAAGAGGGCAAACTCACCCTTCTGAAACTTGTTAATTCTTGGCTGGCAACAATGTCTCAACCTATAAGTAAGATTGATGCTGAAAGAATTATTGCACATTTACTGTTGAAGCAGTATTTGAAGGTTGATAAAGGGTATAATACATACAGTGTTATTCTATACCTACAAAAAAATAGGCTACCCGAAACTAAAATTGAGATCTGTTTGCCGAAGAGTGTTAATTTGAAGTTATTTCCAATTCGAGAATCGAGCTCTGTGATATGTATAGAAGAAGATGAAAAGCCTCCTAGAAAAAAAGTGAAGAAAGCATAA